One Spiroplasma endosymbiont of Cantharis nigra DNA segment encodes these proteins:
- a CDS encoding YqeG family HAD IIIA-type phosphatase has protein sequence MSNKKSRNLLLLNYFKPSIYLESYEKINLDSLKNSGIKLIMCDMDNTLIGWNERIPSPNVLNFIKNVYSHNMEFVLFSNNIRSRVENFAKKAGIKNYFWDCKKPLLGKMKLVKKLFKYKEEEMIIIGDQLVTDVLVANRAHIKSILVSPLSRNKEESKTVQFLEKHILKKLSQRNILHEGFYNEGEIGGNYEIL, from the coding sequence ATGTCAAATAAAAAATCTAGAAATTTATTATTGTTAAATTATTTTAAACCCTCTATCTATCTTGAAAGTTATGAAAAGATAAATTTGGACTCACTAAAAAATAGTGGAATAAAACTAATAATGTGTGATATGGATAATACATTAATTGGGTGAAATGAAAGAATTCCTTCACCAAATGTATTAAATTTTATTAAAAATGTTTATTCGCATAATATGGAATTTGTCTTATTTTCTAATAATATTAGAAGTAGGGTTGAAAATTTTGCAAAAAAAGCAGGGATTAAAAATTACTTTTGAGATTGTAAAAAACCACTTTTAGGTAAGATGAAATTAGTTAAAAAACTATTTAAATATAAAGAAGAAGAAATGATTATAATAGGTGATCAACTTGTTACAGATGTACTTGTTGCAAATAGAGCACATATTAAAAGTATCTTAGTATCACCTTTAAGCAGAAATAAAGAAGAAAGTAAAACAGTACAGTTTTTAGAAAAACATATTTTGAAGAAATTATCACAAAGGAATATCTTACATGAGGGATTCTATAATGAAGGAGAAATAGGAGGTAACTATGAAATTCTCTAA